GAGAATCTGAGTTCGTTCCTGGTGCCGATCGTGATCGTGCCGGCGGAGAATGCCAAGGCGCCAGCGATGCAGCTCGAGCCCGTCGGCACCGGTCCGTGGCAATTCGTCGAGTTCGTCGCCGACAGTCACGTCGCGGTGAAGCGTTTCGACGGTTATACCCCGGACGCCCGCTCCAAGGACCTCGACGGCTTCGGCGGCTACAAGGTCGCCTGCCTCGACAGCGTCAAGTTCCGCATCGTGAGCGAACCCGGCGCGCGGGTTGCCGGGCTGGAGACGGGCGAGCTGCATGGGGTCGAGGACGTTCCGACGAAGGCGGTGGATCGGCTGAAGCAGAACAAGGATATCGTGCTGAAGCAGCTGAAGAACTATTGGATCCAGCTGGCCGAGGTGAACACTGCGGCCGCACCCACCGACAATCTCAAGTTCCGCCAGGCAGCGCAGGCCGCTCTCGATATGGACGAGATCATGCAAGCCGCGACCGATGACTCCTATCAGCTCAACATCGGCCTGCAGTATCCCGGGCAGGCGGCCTACACCGAGGCGGGCAAGGAGACCTACAACCAGAAGAACGCGGCGAAGGCCAAGAAGCTGCTCGCCGAGTCCGGCTACAAGGGCGAGGAGATGATCCTGCTCACCAACAAAGACTACACCAGCATGTACAATGCGGCTCTGGTCATGGCGGAGCAGCTCAAGGCGGTCGGCATCAACGCGAAGCTCCTGGTCGTCGATTGGCCGGCGGCGACGGCGATGTTCGAGAAATCAAATACCGGTTGGAACTTCTATTTCGACGCCTTCGCCAACAATCCCTTGATCGGGCCGATTTCCAGCGTCCGCAAGTTCGCAACGCCGCAGAACATGTACAAGCCGAAGACGCCCGACGACATCGACAAGGTGTTCAACGCCGCCTTCGATGAGATGATCAACGGCACCACGCCGGAGATCCGCAAGGCCGCCTTCGCCAAGGCCCAGGCGCGGCTCCTGGAACAGGTCTATGTGGTGCCTTTTGGCTCCATGACGAAGGCGCAAGCGTTCCGGGCGAACGTGCAGAACTTCCGGTCCTATCGCATCCCGCGCATGTCCAACGTCTACTTCTCCGGCTGACCCGATCGACGACGCGGCGGATCACCGCGGACCCGCATGATCGTCGATTGTCACGCGCACGTGTTCCAGGATTGGGGTGGTCCGGCGGGCCACCCCTCCGCTTCCATACACCTGAAATACCTGCAGA
The DNA window shown above is from Pseudomonadota bacterium and carries:
- a CDS encoding ABC transporter substrate-binding protein, which produces MTFMRLSGRAMLLASAAASALVAGDAVAQQFTCPKKGGELVFAQEAKVNSLDQHTSASVSTRNITLNMYESLITRDENFNPIPELAASIDASQDGKTYVFKLRQGIKFHNGKPMTSADVVATFGRYKQFGIERGILDVVERWEAPDASTFILHMKAPQPTFLENLSSFLVPIVIVPAENAKAPAMQLEPVGTGPWQFVEFVADSHVAVKRFDGYTPDARSKDLDGFGGYKVACLDSVKFRIVSEPGARVAGLETGELHGVEDVPTKAVDRLKQNKDIVLKQLKNYWIQLAEVNTAAAPTDNLKFRQAAQAALDMDEIMQAATDDSYQLNIGLQYPGQAAYTEAGKETYNQKNAAKAKKLLAESGYKGEEMILLTNKDYTSMYNAALVMAEQLKAVGINAKLLVVDWPAATAMFEKSNTGWNFYFDAFANNPLIGPISSVRKFATPQNMYKPKTPDDIDKVFNAAFDEMINGTTPEIRKAAFAKAQARLLEQVYVVPFGSMTKAQAFRANVQNFRSYRIPRMSNVYFSG